In Vibrio hippocampi, a single genomic region encodes these proteins:
- a CDS encoding DUF945 family protein produces the protein MNQLKKMGAIGGAVALVLCWPLAVGHIGQKVIEDGVANLENPIIDAEIVSYERSYLSSKVQTRYRISDPALAEQLAMDNIPAELIVDSDVSHGLLSLSADSVLSTLPELPLLLQTTTQLNGNTDFTLTLDSWNYQSSDQENVKISLSPSKATGRITVLGEFLLDSLVPSVQIDFDNGEQMNLSDVALTANGKKELGLWLGEQKLSMANMEILDDNRTPVVMVENASYRFQSDYEKEQDRINVDQTFLVDNFIYPDNPGVQKLHVNFAMNHLDREVFEGFSNLNNSGLLAEDIDVNQIIPLINQLFSRGFEVSLGHVDFDIQGEQFRSNLLLSVPEGTDNVVQNPDSVIPALTGALNASVSEDMTQVNPTIAMGLDELALMNIVTQDEKGYQLNANVEQGELVFSNGQKIPLVALFYSVMMQR, from the coding sequence ATGAATCAATTAAAGAAGATGGGCGCCATTGGTGGCGCGGTTGCTCTAGTATTATGTTGGCCTCTTGCTGTTGGTCATATTGGTCAGAAAGTGATTGAAGATGGCGTGGCTAATCTTGAAAACCCAATCATTGATGCCGAGATTGTCAGCTACGAGCGTAGTTATTTGTCCTCGAAAGTACAGACTCGCTACCGCATTTCCGATCCAGCGTTGGCAGAGCAACTAGCGATGGACAATATTCCTGCTGAACTGATTGTCGACAGCGATGTCAGCCATGGTCTATTGAGCCTGTCAGCGGATTCTGTTTTAAGCACTCTGCCGGAGTTACCGCTGCTGTTGCAAACAACGACACAACTTAACGGCAATACCGACTTTACCTTAACGTTGGACAGTTGGAACTATCAAAGTAGCGATCAGGAAAATGTCAAAATATCCTTATCGCCTTCTAAGGCAACGGGTCGAATTACCGTGCTAGGCGAGTTTTTACTTGATTCACTGGTGCCATCGGTACAAATCGACTTTGATAACGGTGAGCAGATGAATCTTAGTGACGTGGCGTTGACCGCCAACGGTAAAAAAGAGCTAGGTTTGTGGTTGGGTGAGCAGAAGCTTTCTATGGCGAACATGGAAATTCTTGATGATAATCGAACCCCGGTAGTCATGGTTGAAAACGCGTCATACCGTTTCCAGTCTGACTACGAAAAGGAACAAGATAGAATCAATGTAGATCAAACGTTTCTCGTTGATAATTTCATCTATCCTGACAATCCAGGCGTTCAAAAATTGCACGTTAATTTTGCTATGAACCACCTAGATCGAGAAGTCTTTGAAGGTTTTTCTAATCTGAACAATTCTGGTTTATTGGCAGAAGATATCGACGTGAATCAGATCATTCCTCTGATTAACCAACTTTTTTCACGTGGTTTCGAAGTGTCACTGGGTCATGTGGACTTTGATATTCAAGGTGAGCAGTTCCGCTCTAATCTTCTACTCTCTGTACCGGAAGGAACAGATAATGTGGTGCAAAATCCAGACTCAGTCATCCCTGCATTGACGGGCGCTCTTAATGCGTCAGTGAGCGAAGATATGACACAAGTCAATCCAACCATTGCGATGGGTTTGGATGAGCTAGCCTTAATGAACATAGTGACTCAAGACGAGAAGGGATATCAGCTTAACGCTAATGTCGAGCAAGGCGAGTTAGTGTTCTCTAATGGTCAAAAGATACCGCTGGTGGCACTGTTTTACTCGGTGATGATGCAACGGTAA
- the serC gene encoding 3-phosphoserine/phosphohydroxythreonine transaminase, with amino-acid sequence MESISPNVFNFSAGPAGLPRAVLEKAQSELVDWNNLGTSVMEISHRSKEFVQVAAQAEQDLRDLLNIPDNYKVLFTQGGARAQFAAVPMNLLGGKTKATYVDAGYWAQSAVSEAKKYCQPQVVEATIERDGKLAVIPASEWTIDSDSAYVHFCPNETIDGIEINDLPETELPIVADMSSTILSREIDVSKFGVIYAGAQKNIGPAGIGIAIVRDDLLDLASEILPSVLSYKLLAERDSMYNTPPTFAWYLSGLVFQWLKAQGGVQAIEKVNREKAALLYDYIDASPFYRNNVHSDNRSLMNVPFQLAKPELDSLFLSQADEAGLRALKGHKAVGGMRASIYNAMPLEGVQALVSFMKQFEAQHA; translated from the coding sequence ATGGAATCGATTTCACCCAATGTATTTAATTTCAGTGCTGGACCAGCAGGCTTGCCACGTGCGGTATTAGAAAAGGCGCAATCCGAGTTAGTTGACTGGAATAATTTGGGGACATCCGTGATGGAAATCAGCCATCGCAGCAAAGAGTTTGTTCAGGTTGCCGCACAGGCAGAGCAAGACCTAAGGGATCTGCTGAATATCCCAGATAACTATAAAGTGTTGTTTACCCAAGGCGGTGCCAGAGCGCAATTTGCCGCGGTTCCGATGAACCTGCTGGGTGGCAAAACCAAAGCGACCTATGTCGATGCTGGCTATTGGGCGCAAAGCGCAGTAAGTGAAGCGAAAAAATACTGTCAACCTCAAGTGGTTGAAGCCACGATTGAACGTGACGGTAAACTCGCAGTCATTCCTGCCTCTGAATGGACGATCGATAGCGATTCTGCTTATGTTCACTTCTGCCCAAATGAAACGATTGATGGTATCGAAATCAACGACCTACCAGAAACGGAATTGCCAATTGTCGCCGATATGTCATCGACGATTCTATCGCGCGAGATTGATGTGTCGAAATTTGGCGTGATCTATGCGGGTGCCCAAAAGAATATTGGTCCGGCGGGTATCGGTATCGCGATTGTACGTGATGATTTACTCGATCTTGCCAGTGAGATACTGCCAAGTGTACTTAGCTACAAACTGCTTGCTGAGCGTGATTCAATGTATAACACGCCACCGACGTTTGCTTGGTATCTATCGGGTTTAGTATTCCAGTGGCTTAAAGCTCAGGGTGGCGTTCAGGCGATTGAGAAAGTGAACCGTGAAAAAGCGGCACTGCTTTATGACTATATTGACGCGTCGCCTTTCTACCGTAATAACGTTCACTCGGACAACCGTTCGTTGATGAATGTTCCGTTCCAACTCGCCAAACCAGAATTAGATTCACTGTTCTTATCGCAAGCCGATGAAGCAGGTTTACGTGCGCTTAAAGGTCACAAAGCGGTCGGTGGAATGAGAGCTTCAATCTACAATGCTATGCCACTGGAAGGGGTTCAGGCTCTTGTGAGCTTTATGAAGCAGTTTGAAGCACAACACGCATAA
- a CDS encoding DUF2797 domain-containing protein — MSKLATGTLSKMRGSLDSTLSYRLPVGDEEIELNRFIGHTLSLQHTGNIFCSSCGKKTKKSYSQGHCFVCMKKLASCDMCIMKPETCHYEAGTCREPQWGEDNCMVDHYVYLSNTSSLKVGITRHSQIPTRWIDQGATQGLPILKVATRYISGLIEVELAKHIADKTNWRTLLKQDGEPLDLVSHAQQLLPLVADTIAEVRQRFGEESVQILDDSITDIAFPVDAHPTKIVSHNFDKQPLVTGVLQGIKGQYLIFDTGVINIRKFTSYEVEVFDEVL, encoded by the coding sequence ATGTCTAAATTAGCAACCGGAACCTTAAGCAAAATGCGTGGTTCACTTGATTCTACCTTGAGCTATCGCCTACCCGTCGGCGATGAAGAAATTGAGTTGAATCGCTTTATTGGTCACACGCTTAGCCTACAGCACACAGGGAATATCTTTTGTAGTTCATGCGGGAAAAAAACCAAGAAGAGCTACTCTCAAGGGCACTGCTTTGTTTGTATGAAAAAACTCGCCAGTTGCGATATGTGTATTATGAAGCCTGAAACCTGTCACTATGAAGCGGGTACCTGCCGAGAACCACAATGGGGTGAAGATAACTGCATGGTTGACCACTATGTTTACCTTTCTAACACTTCAAGCTTAAAGGTGGGGATTACTCGTCATAGTCAAATTCCAACCCGCTGGATCGATCAAGGTGCCACTCAAGGTCTGCCGATACTTAAGGTCGCGACTCGATATATCTCTGGCTTGATTGAAGTGGAATTGGCCAAACACATTGCCGATAAAACCAATTGGCGAACGCTGCTAAAACAGGACGGTGAGCCACTTGACCTTGTCAGTCACGCTCAACAACTTCTCCCTTTGGTTGCCGATACCATCGCAGAGGTTCGTCAACGTTTTGGTGAAGAAAGTGTTCAGATATTGGATGATTCCATCACAGACATTGCCTTCCCTGTTGACGCTCACCCAACGAAAATTGTGTCACACAATTTTGATAAGCAGCCTTTGGTCACTGGCGTATTACAAGGCATTAAAGGTCAATATCTGATTTTTGACACTGGTGTGATCAATATAAGAAAGTTCACCTCCTACGAGGTCGAAGTCTTTGATGAAGTGCTATAA
- the cydC gene encoding heme ABC transporter ATP-binding protein/permease CydC, which translates to MRDLLPYLKLYKKHWFGLSLGIWLALATLLASIGLLTLSGWFLSAAAVAGLTIARETFNYMLPGAGVRGAAMARTAGRWGERVVSHDATFKLLTDLRLFFFKRLAPLIPSAKLNIRDADMLNRLVADVDAMDHVYLRLISPIVSGLLAILCLTGVLVWFDTTLGLTLGGALIVILLIWPVIFYRLGANNGEQLTYNKSALRVKALDWLQGYSELTLFGAESRYRQAVLEAQQKLVTNQLHNAKVSGLAQGLLMLANGWLLVCILWLAADGVGGNAPDPLIALMAFAALASVELLMPIAGAFQYLGQTLTSAKRLNEVILSEPDVTFPEQGVEHSQAYSIHIDQASFCYPNSDNFAVKQLCIDLPAGKKLAVLGQTGSGKSTLLQLLVRHWDLTQGNIQIAGADLRQWSEAQLRQAICVVSQKVDVLNGSLRDNLTIASPDAKETELMVALNKVGLDTLLEGQGLDAWLGDGGRQLSGGEKRRIGIARALLHDAPILLLDEPTEGLDKQTEQQIMNILEQHFENKTVLFITHRLVNLHKFDAICLLEQGEIVEYGSHSSLIAQQGRYCELNQTL; encoded by the coding sequence ATGCGTGATTTACTCCCTTATCTCAAACTGTACAAAAAGCATTGGTTCGGTCTCTCACTCGGCATATGGCTCGCGTTGGCCACCCTGTTGGCGTCTATTGGCTTGTTAACCCTATCAGGTTGGTTCTTGTCTGCTGCCGCGGTTGCAGGACTGACTATCGCCAGAGAAACCTTTAACTATATGTTACCCGGTGCGGGTGTGCGTGGCGCTGCTATGGCGCGAACTGCCGGTCGCTGGGGAGAACGAGTCGTCAGCCATGATGCTACTTTTAAGCTGCTTACCGATCTGCGTTTGTTCTTCTTTAAACGTTTAGCACCGCTAATCCCCAGCGCTAAGTTAAATATCCGTGATGCCGATATGCTGAACCGTTTGGTGGCTGATGTAGACGCGATGGACCATGTCTACTTGCGACTGATCAGCCCTATTGTTTCCGGTTTGCTGGCTATTCTTTGCTTAACGGGAGTGTTGGTTTGGTTTGATACCACACTCGGTTTAACACTCGGTGGCGCTTTAATTGTCATTCTATTGATTTGGCCAGTGATCTTTTATCGCTTAGGCGCAAACAATGGTGAACAACTGACGTATAACAAGTCAGCCCTTCGAGTGAAAGCGCTTGATTGGTTACAAGGCTATAGTGAACTCACTCTGTTTGGTGCCGAGTCGCGTTATCGTCAAGCGGTTTTGGAAGCGCAACAAAAACTGGTCACCAACCAACTGCATAACGCTAAGGTATCGGGGTTAGCTCAAGGGTTGTTGATGCTGGCAAACGGCTGGCTATTGGTTTGTATCTTATGGCTGGCAGCCGATGGCGTCGGCGGCAATGCGCCCGATCCACTGATTGCGCTTATGGCTTTCGCTGCTCTTGCCAGCGTTGAGTTATTGATGCCTATCGCTGGGGCTTTTCAATATCTGGGGCAAACCTTGACCTCTGCTAAGCGACTGAACGAAGTTATTCTGTCCGAGCCAGACGTTACTTTCCCTGAACAAGGCGTCGAGCATAGCCAAGCATACAGTATTCACATTGATCAGGCGTCGTTTTGCTATCCGAACAGTGATAACTTCGCCGTGAAACAGCTTTGCATTGATCTGCCTGCAGGTAAGAAACTCGCTGTCTTGGGGCAAACGGGATCAGGTAAATCTACCCTATTGCAACTGCTGGTGCGCCACTGGGATTTGACCCAAGGTAACATTCAGATTGCGGGAGCCGATCTACGTCAATGGAGTGAAGCGCAACTAAGACAAGCGATTTGTGTGGTGAGCCAAAAAGTCGATGTGCTCAACGGCAGCTTACGCGATAACCTGACGATTGCCTCACCCGATGCCAAAGAGACCGAACTCATGGTGGCGCTGAATAAAGTCGGCTTAGACACCCTGCTAGAAGGACAAGGGTTGGATGCATGGCTAGGCGACGGTGGTCGCCAATTATCTGGCGGCGAAAAGCGTCGCATTGGTATTGCGCGCGCTTTACTTCACGATGCCCCTATCCTGCTGCTTGATGAGCCGACCGAGGGACTGGATAAGCAGACGGAGCAACAGATTATGAATATTCTTGAGCAACACTTTGAGAATAAAACGGTGCTGTTTATCACTCACCGCCTAGTCAACCTGCATAAGTTTGATGCGATCTGTTTGCTTGAACAAGGTGAAATCGTTGAATACGGTAGCCACTCTAGTTTGATTGCTCAGCAAGGGCGTTACTGTGAGCTAAACCAGACGCTTTAG
- the cydD gene encoding heme ABC transporter permease/ATP-binding protein CydD yields MDKKKQRSLNKWLRSQSKLAKRWLLATVGLGVVSSLLLLAQAGFLASILHQLIIDQVDKYTLVPQFVGLAGTIALRALCAWAREIAGFKCGEQVRLYIRQLILDKLNQLGPAYIKGKPAGTWATLVLEQVEDMQDFFSKYLPQMSLSVLIPFIILVVVFPLNWAAGLIFLVTAPLVPMFMALVGLKAADANSKNFKALQRLSGHFYDRLQSMTTLRLFNRVESETQVLQGASEVFRKRTMDVLRLAFLSSAVLEFFTSISIAITAVYFGFSFIGELNFGHYGGQVTLFTGLFILILAPEFYQPLRDLGTFYHAKAQAVGAAENIVEFLNTEASELPSGEQRVEHPDVITIKASQLEVFSVEGKRLVGPIDFELSAGQTTALVGPSGAGKTTLVNAILGFLPYQGSLQINGVELKQLKQTSWRKCISWVGQNPLLVHGSIRDNVKLGDPNISDDSIEQALQRSYAAEFIDLHGLDYMISDRSSGISVGQAQRIALARAMVQNGSFWLLDEPTASLDANSEKLVNQGIEHSIEGKTTLTITHQLAYLKQVSNIIVLANGKIVESGNYQALASQSGLFSQMLDAHQTSLQQQRGDLDA; encoded by the coding sequence ATGGATAAGAAAAAACAGCGTAGTTTGAATAAATGGCTGCGGTCTCAAAGCAAGTTAGCAAAACGCTGGCTGTTGGCGACCGTCGGTCTTGGTGTTGTATCGAGCCTGCTTTTGTTAGCCCAAGCTGGTTTTCTCGCCTCCATTTTGCATCAACTGATCATTGACCAAGTGGATAAATATACCCTCGTACCACAGTTTGTTGGACTCGCGGGCACAATTGCCCTGCGCGCGCTATGTGCTTGGGCACGCGAAATCGCGGGTTTTAAGTGCGGCGAACAAGTTCGACTTTATATTCGACAACTGATTCTCGATAAGCTCAACCAATTAGGTCCCGCTTATATCAAAGGCAAACCTGCGGGAACATGGGCAACCTTGGTGCTAGAGCAAGTGGAAGATATGCAGGATTTTTTCTCCAAATACCTGCCACAAATGTCATTGTCGGTGTTAATCCCATTCATTATTTTAGTGGTGGTTTTTCCGCTCAACTGGGCTGCTGGGCTGATTTTTCTTGTTACCGCCCCACTCGTCCCTATGTTTATGGCGTTAGTCGGTCTTAAAGCAGCCGATGCAAATAGTAAAAACTTTAAAGCGTTACAAAGGCTGTCCGGTCATTTCTATGATCGCCTGCAATCAATGACAACCTTACGACTGTTCAACCGAGTTGAATCAGAAACTCAAGTGCTACAAGGCGCTTCTGAGGTATTCCGTAAGCGCACCATGGATGTTTTACGGCTGGCTTTTTTATCGTCTGCGGTTCTTGAGTTTTTTACCTCCATCTCCATCGCCATTACCGCCGTCTACTTTGGCTTTAGTTTTATTGGCGAACTCAACTTTGGTCACTATGGTGGGCAGGTCACGCTCTTTACCGGTCTGTTCATTCTGATTCTTGCCCCTGAGTTCTACCAACCTTTGCGAGATCTTGGCACTTTTTATCATGCCAAAGCTCAAGCGGTAGGCGCTGCTGAAAATATCGTTGAGTTCCTTAATACGGAAGCCAGTGAGCTACCATCCGGTGAGCAACGAGTTGAACATCCCGACGTTATCACCATCAAAGCAAGCCAACTCGAAGTGTTTAGTGTCGAAGGAAAGCGTCTGGTTGGTCCTATCGATTTTGAACTGAGCGCCGGTCAAACCACCGCCCTCGTTGGTCCAAGCGGTGCAGGTAAAACCACCTTGGTTAACGCTATTTTAGGATTTCTGCCCTATCAAGGCTCATTGCAAATCAATGGCGTCGAATTGAAACAGTTAAAGCAAACCTCTTGGCGCAAATGTATTAGTTGGGTCGGTCAAAATCCGCTATTAGTGCACGGTTCGATCCGTGACAACGTCAAGCTTGGTGATCCCAACATCAGTGATGACAGCATAGAGCAAGCTTTACAGCGCTCTTATGCTGCGGAATTCATCGACCTTCATGGTTTGGATTACATGATTAGTGACCGTTCATCGGGCATTTCTGTCGGTCAGGCGCAGCGTATTGCCCTTGCCCGCGCCATGGTGCAAAACGGCAGTTTTTGGTTGCTTGACGAGCCGACAGCCAGCTTAGATGCCAACAGTGAGAAATTGGTCAACCAAGGTATTGAACACAGTATTGAAGGCAAGACCACGCTGACCATCACTCACCAACTCGCTTACCTAAAACAGGTCAGTAATATTATTGTGTTAGCGAATGGAAAGATTGTGGAGTCCGGTAATTATCAAGCGCTCGCGTCACAATCGGGACTATTTAGCCAGATGCTCGATGCGCATCAAACTTCTCTTCAGCAACAGCGAGGCGATCTCGATGCGTGA
- a CDS encoding ATP-binding protein, with protein sequence MTHLHKYAILCMESDLVNLDILDTELSLYQPLFDVHLVTSVTEAQDLVESLGRKQHQLALVIARQHSQLNGEQFLIHLEQSHHAQSARKILLSNTSSDDIHAIVNAINQGRLDHCLRLPLSDKELHATVTKELTHYVIHHEKQHLLSYGRILDQQKILRAHIENKMHSYRASFIHDFHELTDEQLATQVIEALQEFFAAGDESRAIRSYSPNHLLTSEGGANQFLWFIVEGEVALYKTDELGQKREVIRHGKGGIVGGMSFVTGECSFSTAKTLTKTDVIKLDRNVFTKVMHSNTDLLPLFTNLLLRHFNRRLQRSINTKLELQKTIDSLESAHNHLIEQEKMAMLGQLIAGVAHELNNPVSAILRGAERLSAAIDTIFQSLPHSSQFQLGLDIMQQSQQSQPLSTSELRQRTKVLQAQLEDRRLAKRLVNLNLQDHSEMLTQAHTNPTVCGEQLHQLEQFQITGSTLRSVQVCAQRIADMVKSLKGYSRPDNESFERVDLHEGIEDTLVIFENRLKHYQLIKEYSSLPFTLSKPHSLQQVWTNLVSNALDAMPHGGQLTLRSYAKTVAEIDYNVYEFSDTGSGIAPEQLDQIFELNFTTKKQGNFGLGIGLSVCQQIVTQHQGWIEVESIPNQFTKMSVYIPIDPTTMD encoded by the coding sequence ATGACTCATTTACACAAATACGCCATCCTCTGTATGGAGAGCGATCTGGTCAATCTCGATATTCTTGATACCGAGCTATCGCTTTATCAGCCCCTATTCGACGTTCATTTGGTGACCTCCGTCACCGAGGCTCAAGATTTAGTTGAGTCACTTGGGCGCAAACAACACCAGCTCGCGCTTGTTATTGCCAGACAGCACAGCCAGTTAAATGGGGAGCAATTTTTAATTCACCTCGAGCAGTCTCATCACGCTCAAAGCGCCAGAAAGATCTTACTTAGTAACACCAGCTCTGATGACATTCATGCCATTGTTAACGCGATTAACCAAGGTCGACTTGATCACTGCTTGCGCTTACCTCTCTCTGATAAAGAGCTGCATGCTACAGTGACGAAAGAGCTAACCCACTACGTTATTCATCATGAGAAACAACATCTGCTTTCTTATGGGCGCATCTTAGATCAGCAAAAAATCTTAAGAGCGCATATCGAAAATAAAATGCACTCCTACCGCGCCAGTTTCATTCACGATTTTCATGAGCTGACTGATGAGCAACTGGCAACGCAAGTCATTGAGGCGCTTCAAGAGTTTTTCGCCGCCGGTGATGAAAGTCGCGCGATACGAAGTTATTCTCCAAACCATCTTCTGACTTCAGAAGGGGGAGCTAACCAGTTTTTATGGTTTATTGTTGAGGGTGAAGTCGCTCTATATAAAACGGATGAATTGGGGCAGAAGCGTGAGGTAATACGACACGGCAAAGGCGGTATTGTTGGCGGTATGTCTTTCGTTACCGGAGAGTGCTCTTTCTCTACCGCAAAGACGCTCACTAAAACCGATGTGATTAAGCTCGATAGAAACGTGTTTACCAAGGTTATGCATAGTAATACCGACTTATTACCCTTATTCACTAACCTGCTATTGCGCCATTTTAATCGCCGTTTACAACGTAGTATCAATACCAAGCTTGAGCTGCAAAAAACCATCGATTCATTGGAATCTGCCCATAATCACCTTATCGAACAAGAAAAAATGGCAATGCTTGGTCAACTGATTGCGGGTGTGGCTCATGAGTTAAATAACCCAGTATCCGCGATACTGCGAGGTGCAGAACGCTTGTCGGCAGCCATTGATACGATTTTCCAATCCTTGCCCCACTCCTCTCAGTTTCAACTGGGGTTAGACATCATGCAGCAGTCACAGCAATCTCAGCCTCTATCGACTTCTGAGCTGCGACAAAGGACAAAAGTCTTACAAGCACAACTTGAAGATCGCCGTTTGGCTAAACGTTTAGTGAATCTCAATTTGCAAGATCATAGTGAAATGTTGACACAGGCACACACCAATCCAACCGTTTGTGGGGAACAACTCCATCAACTTGAGCAATTTCAAATTACTGGCAGCACGTTGCGCTCAGTTCAAGTGTGCGCGCAGCGCATTGCCGATATGGTGAAAAGCTTAAAGGGGTATTCTCGCCCAGATAATGAGTCATTTGAACGCGTCGATCTGCATGAGGGTATTGAAGATACATTGGTCATCTTTGAAAATCGGCTAAAACACTATCAACTGATTAAAGAATATAGCTCGCTACCTTTCACGCTAAGCAAACCTCATTCACTGCAGCAAGTTTGGACTAATTTGGTCTCTAACGCGTTGGATGCCATGCCTCACGGTGGGCAATTAACTCTGCGTAGCTATGCCAAAACCGTCGCTGAGATTGACTATAACGTTTATGAATTTTCTGATACGGGTTCAGGCATTGCCCCCGAGCAACTCGATCAAATATTTGAGTTAAACTTTACCACCAAAAAACAAGGCAATTTTGGACTGGGAATTGGTCTATCTGTGTGCCAACAAATCGTTACCCAGCATCAAGGCTGGATTGAAGTAGAGTCTATCCCCAATCAATTTACCAAGATGTCAGTCTATATCCCGATTGACCCGACGACCATGGATTAA
- the trxB gene encoding thioredoxin-disulfide reductase: MADTKHCKLLILGSGPAGYTAAVYAARANLNPVLVTGMQQGGQLTTTTEVENWPGDAEGLTGPGLMERMKEHAEKFETEIVFDHINQVDFSSRPFKLFGDSQAYTADAVIISTGASAMYLGLESEEAFKGRGVSACATCDGFFYRNQKVAVVGGGNTAVEEALYLSNIASEVHLIHRRDSFRAEKILVKRLMDKVENGNIVLHTDRTLEEVVGDEMGVTGVRIKDTQSDAIEQFDVMGAFIAIGHQPNTELFADQLEMNNGYIIVNSGLAGNATQTSIPGVFAAGDVMDHNYRQAITSAGTGCMAALDAERFLDAMDSKG, translated from the coding sequence ATGGCCGACACTAAACACTGTAAATTACTGATCCTTGGCTCAGGTCCTGCGGGTTACACCGCCGCGGTCTATGCTGCCCGCGCTAACCTAAACCCTGTGTTAGTCACAGGCATGCAACAGGGCGGTCAGCTAACGACCACCACTGAGGTAGAAAACTGGCCGGGTGATGCCGAAGGGCTTACTGGTCCGGGTCTGATGGAACGCATGAAAGAACATGCTGAAAAATTTGAAACCGAGATCGTTTTCGATCATATCAACCAAGTCGACTTTTCTAGCCGCCCGTTCAAACTATTCGGTGATTCACAAGCTTACACTGCCGATGCGGTCATTATTTCGACTGGTGCGTCTGCAATGTATTTAGGTCTTGAGTCAGAAGAAGCATTCAAAGGTCGTGGCGTATCAGCCTGCGCAACCTGTGATGGATTTTTCTATCGCAATCAAAAAGTCGCCGTTGTCGGTGGTGGTAATACTGCGGTTGAAGAAGCGCTTTATCTGTCTAACATCGCCTCAGAAGTTCACCTTATCCATCGCAGAGACTCTTTCCGCGCCGAAAAGATCTTAGTAAAGCGCCTAATGGATAAAGTAGAAAACGGCAATATCGTATTGCATACCGACCGAACTCTAGAAGAAGTGGTTGGCGATGAGATGGGTGTTACCGGTGTTCGTATCAAAGACACCCAATCGGATGCAATAGAACAATTTGATGTGATGGGCGCCTTTATAGCTATCGGTCACCAGCCAAATACGGAATTGTTCGCAGATCAATTAGAAATGAACAACGGCTACATCATCGTTAATTCTGGTTTAGCAGGTAACGCCACTCAAACCAGCATACCCGGCGTCTTTGCCGCGGGCGATGTGATGGACCACAACTACCGTCAAGCGATCACCTCGGCGGGCACTGGTTGTATGGCAGCACTGGATGCAGAACGCTTCCTCGATGCCATGGACAGCAAAGGCTAA